ACGTTTTTCCATCTGAATTCGAACGCCAACGGTTCTCTACATTCTCCCATGATGGTCGGCGACATCGTTCAAGTGGGCAGTAAGTCGAATCCCTTCTTCGCATTCTTGGAAAATCTCTCCTTGACATATCAAGTGACCAATAGTGAGCGAGGCACTGTTGAGAACATACCAGCTTTAACGTTTTTGCGACGCGTTGAGGGGAAAAACATAACTACATCCGCTTTACCCGCCATAGCCTTCCACACCGCTAAATGTTTTCTTCACCTCGCTCGCGAAATGTATTGGGAGAAGGTGAGGCACGAAGAATTTCCGGAGGCACCGTCACGGCAGCGAGGTATCTGGTTAGTGAGGACCTATGAGGATGCGAAAAGGTGGGCGAACCATATGGGATGGCACCCTGCAGTATTTCGCATTGTGAGAGTGACGGCGTCAGGTCGTGCGCTAAATACCGACGGAAACCGTATACCCGACAACTGTGAACCTCTGGCTATATGGCATGAGAAGGCTCAGGCGTATTGGATGGGAAAGGACTCGGATCAACCACTCCCGGAAGTACTCTTTGAGGGCACCCTGCGAGTGGAGGAGATCATGCCGTTCAGAGATACCGGCAGTGACATTAGTGGGGCGGGAATATCCGCAAAACCGAATCCTGAGGCCATACTAGAATAGACGAGAAGTCGGCAGAGGGAGTGGATCGTGGAGTAGTATCGATACTCCGGCGAGTCAATCTATGGTTAAACTTGACCTGATACTTTGCAAGATGCATTACGAAGGAATTAATGTTTCCAGAGGTCTGGACTCCCCTGATTTATGAATCATGGCGTGACAATTAGCGCACACTACAGCGAGATCAGCCAGGTTCGAACTACTTCCCTTGTCTGGCATTGAGCCCAATGGCTTAAGATGGTGAACATGCGCATAACCCATTCCCAACTCACCGTAGCGCTTACTGAAATCGAAGCCACAGCGGGGAACTTCGCATTTCAACTTACCTTTGTTCAAACTCAAGACTTGACGGATTTTGGCGCGTCTTAAACGATGCTCACGTGATCGATGTACAACAAAGCGGCGCTTCAGAACCCCTTCGAACCCATCGAAGTCAGAATCCGTCTCTATAATATCTTTTTTCTTCCTCACCTGTAACCGTGACAGATTCGTCAATAGCTGGTTAAATTCTTTGCGTAATAAGGGATACTCCTTGCCCTTAGTGTCTCTTCTCCATGCCCAACGACGTAAACCCTGGCCACTAGGCCAGTGGCCTAGCGTCGTACGACGCTGTGATGGAATTAGAATTGCCTTATTGCACACAGCTACCGCCCAATCATCATCCATCTCAACTCGTGCATCGACATAAATCCCAACAATCTTAAGCTGATTGCTCTTCCTGTTACGTGCAACAAAAACAACATTCAGTCGTTTACCACCTAATTCACCGCGACCGATTCCGCAACGGTAAAGTCCGTCTTTATCAGGATGGAATGCGGAGGCCTCAGAAATAACTGCTGACGGTCTCTTGAAGTACGAAAAATCCCCTTCAATAGGTTCGGTACCGTCATAACGTTCTGCCCATCCAATGTAAACGAACAGGATCGATAATTCGACTTGCTTGAGCCTCATTCCATGCACCATTGATGACCTACTTCGATGTTAGAGGAGGACAAATATGCATCCCTCGATCGGATTAGTACGCATTTTTAGGATATTACGAACTTATTCTCCTGATATTTCCGCGTCGGTTTTCATTTCACACGCTTTTAGCCATGCGCTAACAATCTCTCGGGCCGCAAGGGAATCACCAGACCAATCAAAGGTCTGTATACATTTTTGAATATTTTCGGTTGGCACAAAATTGACAATCCCTTCTAAACTGGTTTTTCTGACCTCCCCGCGATGACTCGTCACCCATGAACTAATAAATGCTCGAAGTATATTAAATAGCCCATTTTTTTCAGACATTGTCCTTTCCATCCACGCCTTAGAGTCGTCGGGGTCAATCCTATACCAGTCAAAAAGTATCCAGGTCATCCTAGGATGGTTAAGTAATTTGCCGGACTTTGCGACCTCGCAAATTTTCTCCAAACATATACTTTGTATTTCAGATGCGAATTCACGAATGCCTGCTGCTGAGGAACTCAACCCTCTGGCGATGTGAAAAGAAAAGAAAGCAAGAGGCAGAATAATTCCATTCGTTTTCTTGTAAGCGTCCAGGATGGCAGCATCACTATTGTAGGCTGTCATTATTGAATTGAGGAGTTTTGCTGCTCTCCTTTCAGGCGATGCGATTCTGTAGTTTGTTTGCACTTCTGAAAGTAGTTCGCCGAGATCAAAGAGCGCTGTTATAAATTTCCCAACTTTAGCCTTTTCCAGATACTGTAAATTTGCCTCCAGTCGATCGAACAATATGTCAAAGAGACCTTTATCTATATATGCTTTGAACATGTTGACCAAAAGATCCTCATCGCCTGCTTGTCGGTACAGCGCACTTATCTCTGCCTGCGGTATATCAGTACTCGGTATATCAAAGTAAAAGTATCGATCGAAAATAACCGGATCGCATATCCTTAGATTTTGCAATATGGACTCGCGAGTTTCGTTTGTGTAGGTAAAATCAAACTTATTTACGCTAAGGATAGGGAACAACCCTCTCAGCATACCCTCTACATGGCCACGGTTTTCTGGTCTGCTAGCACCTGAGATCTGACCGAGAAGCAACTCAGTCTTTTCAACTCGGCCATCTTCACCTGAAGTACTTTCAACGTCCTTGG
This genomic interval from Fimbriimonadaceae bacterium contains the following:
- a CDS encoding DUF2441 domain-containing protein, which translates into the protein MLENISDGTFFHLNSNANGSLHSPMMVGDIVQVGSKSNPFFAFLENLSLTYQVTNSERGTVENIPALTFLRRVEGKNITTSALPAIAFHTAKCFLHLAREMYWEKVRHEEFPEAPSRQRGIWLVRTYEDAKRWANHMGWHPAVFRIVRVTASGRALNTDGNRIPDNCEPLAIWHEKAQAYWMGKDSDQPLPEVLFEGTLRVEEIMPFRDTGSDISGAGISAKPNPEAILE
- a CDS encoding HNH endonuclease; translated protein: MRLKQVELSILFVYIGWAERYDGTEPIEGDFSYFKRPSAVISEASAFHPDKDGLYRCGIGRGELGGKRLNVVFVARNRKSNQLKIVGIYVDARVEMDDDWAVAVCNKAILIPSQRRTTLGHWPSGQGLRRWAWRRDTKGKEYPLLRKEFNQLLTNLSRLQVRKKKDIIETDSDFDGFEGVLKRRFVVHRSREHRLRRAKIRQVLSLNKGKLKCEVPRCGFDFSKRYGELGMGYAHVHHLKPLGSMPDKGSSSNLADLAVVCANCHAMIHKSGESRPLETLIPS